The Cryomorphaceae bacterium genome has a window encoding:
- a CDS encoding arylesterase, whose product MMFFNRWIPILSASVLLACESPPSPRDTEPAAPTKMTQVDKDEKVILFFGNSLTAGYGLDPDESFPGILQHWFDSLEAPVRVINAGVTGETTATGKNRVEWVLSQQRIDVFVLELGGNDGLRGIPTEETARNLRDIIAVVRAKQPEAEIVLAGMMVPPNMGQEYSAAFEKIFSDVAASEQVALIPFLLEGVAGEAHLNLPDGIHPNREGQRIVAKTVWPYVAPLVQGNALSGEN is encoded by the coding sequence ATGATGTTTTTTAACAGATGGATACCGATTTTGAGTGCAAGTGTGCTGCTGGCATGTGAGAGTCCTCCGTCGCCCCGGGATACGGAGCCCGCTGCACCGACTAAAATGACACAGGTTGATAAAGATGAGAAAGTGATTCTGTTTTTCGGCAACAGCCTCACCGCGGGCTACGGGCTCGACCCCGATGAATCTTTTCCGGGCATACTACAGCATTGGTTCGATTCGCTGGAGGCCCCGGTTAGGGTTATCAACGCCGGCGTTACGGGGGAAACTACTGCAACCGGAAAAAACAGGGTGGAATGGGTGTTATCGCAGCAGCGTATAGATGTTTTTGTGCTGGAGCTGGGAGGGAACGATGGTTTGCGCGGAATACCGACGGAAGAAACGGCCCGAAACCTGCGCGATATCATTGCAGTGGTTCGCGCAAAACAGCCCGAAGCAGAGATCGTTCTTGCAGGTATGATGGTTCCTCCCAATATGGGGCAGGAGTACAGCGCAGCTTTTGAAAAGATTTTCTCCGACGTGGCAGCGAGCGAACAAGTGGCGCTGATTCCTTTTTTGCTCGAGGGAGTGGCCGGTGAAGCACACCTGAATTTGCCGGATGGCATTCACCCCAACCGCGAGGGCCAGCGCATCGTGGCCAAAACGGTTTGGCCTTACGTTGCTCCGTTGGTTCAGGGTAATGCCCTTTCCGGAGAAAATTGA
- a CDS encoding ATP-dependent metallopeptidase FtsH/Yme1/Tma family protein — MPIVKDKQPRRPRMRLLWIYLLLLAVFFGVNIFFGGGGTEETDWRTFRSEMLLRGDVDRIVVVNDNKVEVFIKVDALKDDRYESVRENVLGQTNLGPHYEFTIGSMDFFQNQLAEAQEGIPEEERISPRFETRENWFLNIFAWMLPILILVAIWLFIFRRFTGGMMGGGGGAGGAGGHPFSQVSKSKARLVDESDQIKVSFDDVAGLDEAKEEVMEVVDFLKNQDRYKALGARIPKGVLLTGPPGTGKTLMAKAMAGEAKVPFFTLSGSDFVEMFVGVGAARVRDLFKQAKEKAPCIVFIDEIEAIGRSRSRSQSQTNDERENTLNQLLVEMDGFDSDQTVVILAATNRPDLLDPALTRPGRFDRHIYIDKPDMNGREQIFKVHLKKLTLGDDVDAKELAQQTPGFAGAEIANTCNEAALHAARKHKVKVEMEDFISAIDRVVGGLEKKNKLISADEKKIIAYHETGHALCGWLLEHAHPLIKVSIIPRGVAALGFAQYLPREQNLYTRDELMDTICMTLGGRAAEELVFNDVSTGAQNDLERTTQLAYSIITLYGMNEKIGHFSFKDLTNEYSFRQPYSEETAKMVDQEARELIRQCYERSLNLLRENREKLDEIAALLREKEVLYHDDFERLLGPPRSAKKAVPPE; from the coding sequence ATGCCCATCGTAAAAGACAAACAGCCCCGACGCCCTCGAATGAGGTTGCTATGGATATACCTCTTACTCCTCGCGGTGTTTTTCGGGGTGAACATCTTTTTTGGCGGCGGCGGAACCGAAGAAACCGACTGGCGCACCTTCCGCAGCGAAATGTTGCTCCGCGGTGATGTAGATCGGATTGTGGTGGTGAACGACAACAAGGTTGAGGTATTTATCAAGGTAGATGCACTCAAAGATGACCGGTACGAATCCGTGCGCGAGAATGTGCTTGGTCAAACCAATTTGGGCCCGCACTACGAGTTTACCATTGGATCAATGGATTTTTTCCAGAACCAACTCGCCGAAGCCCAGGAAGGAATTCCCGAGGAAGAGCGAATAAGCCCCAGGTTTGAAACCCGCGAAAATTGGTTCCTGAACATCTTTGCCTGGATGCTGCCCATTCTCATTCTGGTGGCCATTTGGCTCTTTATTTTCCGGCGTTTTACAGGTGGAATGATGGGAGGAGGTGGTGGTGCCGGAGGTGCCGGCGGACATCCCTTCAGCCAGGTCAGCAAGTCCAAAGCGCGACTGGTGGATGAGTCGGATCAGATAAAAGTGAGTTTCGACGATGTGGCCGGGCTCGACGAAGCCAAGGAAGAAGTGATGGAGGTAGTGGATTTCCTCAAGAACCAGGATCGCTACAAGGCACTTGGGGCGCGCATCCCCAAAGGTGTTTTACTCACAGGCCCTCCAGGAACAGGAAAAACGCTGATGGCCAAAGCCATGGCCGGTGAAGCCAAGGTGCCTTTCTTTACTTTGTCGGGGTCAGATTTTGTGGAAATGTTTGTGGGCGTGGGTGCCGCCCGTGTGCGCGACCTCTTTAAGCAGGCCAAGGAAAAGGCACCCTGTATTGTGTTTATTGACGAAATTGAAGCCATTGGAAGGTCGCGAAGCCGCTCACAATCGCAAACCAACGATGAGCGAGAGAATACCCTGAACCAGCTCCTGGTAGAGATGGACGGCTTTGACAGCGATCAGACCGTGGTGATTCTCGCCGCCACCAATCGCCCCGACTTGCTGGATCCTGCGCTCACTCGACCAGGCCGTTTTGACCGACACATCTACATTGACAAGCCCGACATGAACGGTCGTGAGCAGATATTCAAGGTTCACCTTAAAAAACTTACCCTTGGTGACGATGTGGACGCCAAAGAACTTGCGCAGCAAACCCCCGGTTTTGCCGGAGCCGAAATTGCCAATACCTGCAACGAGGCGGCACTTCATGCTGCGCGCAAGCACAAAGTCAAAGTTGAAATGGAAGACTTTATCTCGGCCATTGATCGCGTAGTGGGTGGACTGGAGAAAAAGAACAAACTCATTTCGGCCGATGAGAAGAAGATTATCGCCTACCACGAAACCGGTCATGCTCTTTGTGGGTGGTTGCTTGAGCACGCACATCCCTTAATTAAAGTTTCCATCATACCCAGAGGGGTAGCCGCACTCGGATTTGCACAATACCTGCCCCGAGAACAAAACCTCTACACACGAGATGAATTGATGGATACTATATGCATGACTTTGGGTGGAAGGGCTGCCGAGGAGTTGGTGTTCAACGATGTTTCAACCGGTGCCCAAAACGACCTGGAGCGCACCACCCAGTTGGCATACTCCATCATTACACTGTACGGCATGAATGAGAAGATAGGGCACTTTTCATTTAAGGATCTGACCAATGAATACAGTTTCCGCCAGCCATACTCCGAAGAAACCGCCAAAATGGTTGACCAGGAGGCAAGGGAGCTGATACGTCAATGCTATGAGCGCAGCTTAAATTTATTGCGGGAGAATCGTGAAAAGCTGGATGAAATTGCCGCTTTGCTTCGCGAAAAGGAGGTGCTTTACCATGATGACTTTGAAAGATTGCTCGGGCCACCTCGCTCCGCCAAAAAAGCCGTTCCTCCTGAATAG